The following are encoded in a window of Rhodomicrobium lacus genomic DNA:
- a CDS encoding glutathione S-transferase family protein has product MAELIFYTNPMSRGRIVRWMLEEVGQPYHTEIVDFGAPMKSPPYSDINPMGKVPALRHGETVVTETPAICAYLADAFPEAGLAPAPQSAERGRYYRWMFFGAGPLEAAITNRACGFQASEQQGRLLGYGSFVTVMDALEKAVSASDYLVGDTFSAADVYVGSQIAWGLRHGTMEKRPAFERYWDRLKDRPAAIRATRIDDDLLAETKKA; this is encoded by the coding sequence ATGGCAGAACTGATTTTCTACACGAACCCGATGTCGCGCGGCCGCATCGTGCGCTGGATGCTGGAAGAGGTCGGCCAGCCATACCACACCGAGATCGTCGATTTCGGTGCGCCCATGAAGTCGCCGCCCTATTCCGACATCAACCCCATGGGAAAAGTTCCGGCGCTTCGCCACGGCGAAACGGTCGTGACCGAAACACCCGCCATCTGTGCTTATCTCGCGGACGCTTTCCCCGAAGCCGGGCTTGCGCCAGCACCGCAAAGCGCCGAAAGAGGCCGATATTATCGCTGGATGTTTTTCGGCGCCGGTCCCCTTGAAGCCGCCATCACCAACCGGGCCTGCGGCTTTCAGGCGTCCGAGCAGCAGGGTCGTTTGCTCGGTTACGGGAGCTTCGTCACCGTGATGGACGCGCTCGAAAAGGCCGTGTCCGCGTCGGATTATCTCGTGGGAGACACATTCAGCGCGGCCGACGTCTACGTCGGATCGCAGATCGCATGGGGCCTCCGGCATGGCACCATGGAAAAGCGCCCCGCGTTCGAGCGGTACTGGGACCGTCTCAAGGATCGCCCGGCCGCCATTCGCGCTACCCGGATCGATGACGATCTGCTCGCGGAGACAAAGAAAGCCTGA
- a CDS encoding antibiotic biosynthesis monooxygenase family protein has translation MVYEICEILVKEGEEAAFEAAVKEAAPFFQRSKGCLGLELQRTIEAPSKYRLVIRWETLDDHIVHFRSSENFQEWRKLAGPFFAQPPHVEHTNVALTAF, from the coding sequence ATGGTCTACGAAATTTGCGAAATTCTGGTGAAAGAGGGCGAGGAAGCGGCGTTCGAGGCGGCGGTGAAGGAAGCCGCGCCGTTCTTCCAGCGTTCGAAGGGCTGCCTTGGCCTTGAGCTTCAGCGCACGATCGAAGCCCCGTCGAAATATCGCCTCGTCATCCGCTGGGAAACGCTCGACGACCACATCGTGCATTTCCGCAGTTCGGAGAATTTTCAGGAGTGGCGGAAACTCGCGGGGCCGTTCTTCGCCCAGCCGCCCCATGTCGAGCATACGAATGTGGCGCTGACCGCGTTCTGA
- a CDS encoding 2-hydroxyacid dehydrogenase, giving the protein MTAQNVKVVVTRKLPELVEARMRELFDVTLNASDAPMTRDQLAAAMRTATVLVPTVTDRIDKTLLSSAGPQLKLIANYGTGVDNIDLETARNRGIIVTNTPGILTEDTADMTMALILSVPRRLVEGADYLQDGKEWHGWSPTWMLGHRIWGKKLGIIGMGRIGRAVARRAKAFGLSINYHNRRRVPGAVEAELGATYWESLDQMLAHMDIISVNCPHTPATFHLLSARRLKLLKPTAYIVNTARGEVIDENALSRMVEAGEVAGAGLDVFENEPAINPKLLRNPKVVVLPHLGSATIEGRLDMGEKVIINIRTFLDGHNPPDRVHAAMF; this is encoded by the coding sequence ATGACCGCACAAAACGTTAAAGTCGTCGTCACCCGCAAACTTCCCGAGCTTGTCGAGGCCCGCATGCGCGAGCTTTTCGACGTGACGCTCAATGCCTCCGACGCACCGATGACGCGGGACCAGCTCGCGGCGGCGATGCGAACGGCAACCGTGCTCGTTCCTACCGTAACCGACCGGATTGACAAGACGCTTCTTTCATCGGCGGGCCCTCAACTGAAGCTGATCGCCAACTATGGCACGGGCGTCGACAACATAGACCTCGAAACGGCGCGCAATCGTGGCATCATCGTCACCAATACGCCGGGTATCCTTACCGAAGATACAGCGGACATGACGATGGCGCTGATCCTTTCCGTGCCGCGCCGCCTCGTGGAAGGGGCCGACTACCTGCAGGACGGCAAGGAGTGGCACGGCTGGTCGCCGACGTGGATGCTCGGCCACCGCATCTGGGGCAAGAAGCTCGGCATCATCGGCATGGGCCGCATCGGCCGCGCCGTCGCGCGCCGCGCCAAGGCATTCGGCCTGTCGATCAACTATCATAACCGCCGCCGCGTGCCCGGCGCGGTGGAAGCCGAACTCGGTGCGACCTATTGGGAAAGCCTCGATCAGATGCTCGCCCACATGGACATCATTTCTGTGAACTGCCCGCATACGCCCGCGACGTTCCATCTGCTTTCGGCGCGCCGCCTCAAGCTCTTGAAGCCGACGGCCTATATCGTCAACACGGCGCGTGGCGAAGTCATCGACGAGAACGCGCTGTCGCGCATGGTCGAAGCGGGTGAGGTTGCGGGCGCCGGCCTCGACGTGTTCGAGAACGAGCCGGCGATCAATCCGAAGCTGCTGCGCAATCCGAAAGTCGTGGTTCTGCCGCATCTCGGTTCCGCGACCATCGAGGGGCGCCTCGACATGGGCGAGAAGGTGATCATCAACATCCGCACCTTCCTCGACGGCCACAACCCGCCGGACCGCGTGCACGCCGCGATGTTCTGA
- a CDS encoding SH3 domain-containing protein, whose amino-acid sequence MTKLRIICGILVAFSFSSGASLAQEAGQRNAGPVTGLPLPRFVSLKASEVNARVGPGGDYQIAWVFRRAGLPVEVIGEFENWRQVRDSEGGTGWVNAALTSARRTAVVAPWVKDRMLFRLTSSRGGGTLVAQIEPGAIVDIAQCDGEDCEVYASRQKGYLPQKSLWGVYPGEKVK is encoded by the coding sequence ATGACAAAGCTTCGGATCATTTGCGGCATATTAGTCGCGTTCTCGTTTTCTTCCGGTGCATCGTTAGCTCAGGAGGCGGGGCAACGCAATGCCGGGCCGGTCACCGGCCTGCCTTTGCCGCGCTTCGTCAGTCTGAAGGCGAGCGAGGTGAACGCGCGCGTCGGCCCCGGCGGCGATTATCAGATCGCGTGGGTGTTTCGCCGCGCGGGATTGCCGGTCGAAGTGATCGGCGAGTTCGAGAATTGGCGGCAAGTGCGCGATTCGGAAGGCGGCACGGGCTGGGTCAATGCGGCGCTGACGAGCGCGCGGCGCACGGCGGTTGTCGCGCCGTGGGTGAAGGATCGCATGCTGTTCCGACTGACTTCGTCGCGCGGCGGCGGCACACTCGTCGCGCAGATCGAGCCGGGCGCAATCGTCGATATCGCGCAATGCGATGGCGAGGATTGCGAGGTCTATGCGAGCAGGCAGAAGGGATATTTGCCGCAGAAGAGCCTTTGGGGTGTATATCCCGGCGAGAAGGTGAAATAG
- the ybaL gene encoding YbaL family putative K(+) efflux transporter, with the protein MPHDTPLIATVVGGLGFAFIFGAIANRLRLPPLVGYLLAGILVGPHTPGFIADQSLAPQLAELGVILLMFGVGLHFSLSDLLSVRKIAIPGAVVQIALATILGLGLAMAMGWPVGAGLVFGLALSVASTVVLLRAMQERRLIETERGRIAVGWLIVEDLAMVLALVLLPALGPLIGATGGSGNTPDPLAARLGLDLGLAGILFVTFAKVGAFVALMLIVGRRVIPWLLHRMAHTGSRELFRLSVLAIALGVAFGASELFGVSLALGAFFAGMIMSESELSQRAAQETLPLRDAFSVLFFVAVGMLFDPTSLVNDPLPILAVLFIIVIGKSVGAFLIVIGFGYPVATALTISASLAQIGEFSFILADLGIQLGVLPKQGRDLILAGALLSIVLNPLVFAGVDRLKPWFERRRPPVETAPDAPEVAAPKQPKKKEADPVENDGPPQPTKLDNHAVLVGYGRVGSLVGKTLKESGKPFLVIEDGEKPLANLRAEGVEVIVGNAASSDVLAAANLKGASDLIVAIPNGFEAGQVVSQARTTNPGMRIVARAHSDAEVDHLMGLGANAVVMGEREIARGLIEEMSGGAAVIEPDGTPKATSVSRGGDAEIQREDRVV; encoded by the coding sequence ATGCCTCATGACACGCCGCTCATTGCTACCGTTGTTGGCGGGCTTGGGTTCGCGTTCATTTTCGGCGCTATCGCAAACCGCCTCCGCCTGCCGCCACTGGTCGGTTATCTGCTCGCGGGCATCCTTGTAGGGCCGCACACACCGGGCTTCATCGCCGATCAGTCGCTCGCGCCGCAGCTTGCGGAACTCGGCGTCATTCTTCTGATGTTTGGCGTAGGGTTGCATTTCTCGTTGTCGGATCTGCTCTCTGTCCGCAAGATCGCCATTCCAGGCGCGGTCGTGCAGATCGCGCTCGCGACGATCCTCGGCCTCGGCCTCGCGATGGCGATGGGGTGGCCCGTCGGTGCGGGGCTCGTTTTCGGCCTTGCGCTTTCGGTGGCGAGCACTGTGGTTCTTCTGCGCGCGATGCAGGAGCGGCGCCTCATCGAGACGGAACGCGGCCGCATCGCGGTGGGCTGGCTGATCGTTGAGGATCTGGCCATGGTTCTGGCGCTGGTTCTGCTGCCCGCGCTCGGCCCGTTGATCGGCGCAACAGGCGGTTCGGGCAACACCCCGGACCCGCTTGCGGCACGGCTCGGTCTCGACCTCGGCCTTGCCGGCATTCTCTTCGTAACCTTCGCGAAGGTCGGCGCCTTCGTCGCCCTGATGCTGATCGTCGGCAGGCGCGTCATCCCGTGGCTCCTGCATCGCATGGCGCATACAGGGTCACGCGAGCTGTTCCGCTTGTCGGTGCTGGCCATCGCACTCGGCGTTGCGTTCGGCGCGTCGGAACTGTTCGGCGTTTCGCTCGCCCTCGGCGCGTTCTTCGCGGGCATGATCATGAGCGAATCCGAACTGTCGCAGCGCGCGGCGCAGGAGACGCTGCCGCTGCGCGATGCCTTCTCGGTGCTGTTCTTCGTCGCCGTGGGCATGCTTTTCGACCCCACGAGCCTTGTCAACGACCCGCTCCCAATTCTCGCAGTGCTCTTCATCATCGTGATCGGCAAGTCGGTCGGCGCTTTCCTGATCGTCATCGGCTTCGGCTATCCCGTTGCCACCGCTCTCACGATTTCGGCGAGCTTGGCGCAGATAGGCGAATTCTCGTTCATCCTTGCCGATCTCGGTATTCAACTCGGCGTTTTGCCGAAGCAGGGGCGCGACCTCATTCTCGCGGGCGCGCTGCTTTCGATCGTGCTGAATCCGCTTGTTTTCGCGGGCGTCGATCGATTGAAGCCATGGTTCGAGCGCCGCCGCCCGCCCGTGGAGACGGCACCCGATGCGCCCGAGGTTGCGGCTCCCAAGCAGCCCAAGAAGAAAGAAGCCGATCCCGTCGAAAACGACGGGCCTCCGCAACCGACCAAGCTCGATAACCACGCGGTGCTTGTTGGATATGGCCGCGTCGGCAGCCTCGTCGGCAAAACTCTGAAGGAGAGCGGCAAGCCGTTCCTTGTCATCGAGGACGGCGAGAAGCCCTTGGCGAACCTCCGGGCGGAGGGCGTCGAGGTCATCGTCGGCAACGCGGCGAGTTCGGACGTTCTCGCCGCCGCGAATCTGAAGGGAGCAAGCGACCTTATCGTCGCCATCCCGAACGGCTTCGAGGCCGGACAGGTCGTCAGTCAGGCGCGCACGACGAACCCCGGCATGCGCATTGTGGCGCGCGCCCACTCCGATGCTGAAGTGGACCACCTGATGGGGCTTGGCGCGAACGCGGTGGTGATGGGCGAGCGTGAAATCGCGCGCGGCCTGATCGAAGAGATGTCCGGCGGCGCGGCAGTCATCGAGCCGGACGGCACACCCAAGGCTACGTCCGTATCGCGAGGCGGCGATGCTGAAATCCAGCGCGAGGATCGCGTCGTCTGA
- a CDS encoding TfoX/Sxy family protein — MASQQGTADYIIEQLQGAGRVSARKMFGEYAIYCDGKTVAFVCDDQLFVKPTVAGRTFLGEPQDGFPYPGAKPHFLIAGERWDDAEWLSKLVALTAGELPPPKPKSSRKSKGA, encoded by the coding sequence GTGGCGTCGCAGCAAGGCACCGCCGATTACATCATCGAGCAGCTTCAGGGCGCGGGCCGCGTGTCCGCCCGCAAGATGTTCGGCGAATATGCGATCTATTGCGACGGCAAGACGGTCGCGTTTGTATGTGACGACCAGCTTTTCGTGAAGCCCACCGTTGCCGGTCGCACTTTTCTCGGAGAACCGCAGGACGGCTTTCCCTATCCGGGCGCGAAGCCGCACTTCTTGATTGCGGGTGAGCGTTGGGACGACGCCGAGTGGCTTTCGAAGCTCGTTGCGCTGACAGCGGGCGAACTGCCGCCCCCGAAGCCAAAGTCTTCTCGAAAGTCGAAAGGCGCGTAG
- a CDS encoding glycosyltransferase family 4 protein, translating to MLGIRFLQTAPLGVLLYLENVMLAKAPIYFHITDVVEHAIKHPVPTGVQRSVVRILESIVRRKDTRAVYGLLQHPISGKYRAADLSFLREPSPFREIASSLELASNKDQWMASKLRRYESGSLRYFIQKHRMQLQWASSPALRARVLKSAGRAEASPVLDGIPAPGGYIVTLGSGRNTDYHGLKAFAETHGCQLISFVHDIIALSGEPYASDKSGRDRKWIEHVVSDSALILCNSRFTKKEFERYLDENDLLSHADVVVARFPHEFRIERDAGYSVRDEVSRLLPEDFVLCVGTMTTRKNTLGLLEAWQQLEKSLLEKTPSLVLAGGEGRGADEIHAFLRKTASVNGTVQIVAQPNDAELELLYRHCRFTVFPSWYEGWGLPVGESLWYGKPVICAARASMPEVGLDSATYFDHGEPASLLSAIQKMIEHPAVLPPDIRDRLTTWDDTADSIWNAIGAFEERKNRHPSGTVGCVGRQ from the coding sequence GTGCTGGGAATACGATTTTTACAAACTGCCCCATTGGGGGTGTTGCTTTACCTTGAAAATGTGATGCTAGCCAAAGCCCCGATCTATTTTCACATAACGGACGTTGTGGAACATGCGATCAAGCACCCGGTACCGACGGGGGTGCAGCGCAGCGTGGTCCGGATCCTCGAAAGCATCGTCCGCCGCAAGGACACTCGAGCAGTGTATGGGCTGCTTCAGCATCCCATATCCGGGAAATACCGAGCCGCGGATCTCTCCTTCCTTCGGGAGCCCTCTCCTTTTCGCGAAATCGCATCAAGCCTGGAACTTGCATCGAACAAGGACCAGTGGATGGCGTCAAAGCTCCGCCGATATGAAAGCGGTTCCTTGAGGTATTTCATCCAAAAACATCGCATGCAGTTGCAGTGGGCCTCTTCGCCAGCCCTGCGCGCCAGAGTTCTCAAATCTGCCGGAAGAGCGGAGGCATCGCCCGTCCTCGACGGCATTCCCGCGCCTGGCGGCTACATCGTCACACTCGGCTCCGGGCGGAACACCGACTACCATGGACTGAAAGCTTTTGCAGAGACGCATGGCTGTCAGTTGATCTCGTTCGTCCACGACATCATTGCCTTATCCGGGGAGCCCTATGCCTCTGACAAGAGCGGGCGCGATCGGAAATGGATCGAGCACGTCGTCTCGGACTCAGCTCTCATCCTCTGCAACTCCCGTTTTACGAAGAAAGAGTTCGAGCGTTATCTGGACGAAAACGACCTGCTGTCGCATGCCGACGTCGTCGTGGCCCGCTTCCCTCATGAATTTCGGATCGAGAGAGATGCGGGGTACTCCGTCCGCGATGAAGTGAGCCGCCTGCTTCCGGAAGACTTCGTCCTCTGCGTCGGTACGATGACCACCCGCAAGAACACGTTGGGGCTACTCGAAGCGTGGCAGCAACTCGAAAAGTCGCTGCTGGAGAAAACACCTTCTCTCGTGCTCGCTGGCGGAGAAGGCAGGGGAGCGGACGAGATCCACGCATTCCTGCGCAAGACCGCAAGCGTAAACGGCACGGTGCAAATCGTCGCCCAGCCAAACGACGCCGAACTCGAACTGCTTTACCGGCACTGCCGATTCACGGTTTTCCCGAGCTGGTACGAGGGTTGGGGTTTGCCTGTCGGCGAAAGCCTCTGGTACGGAAAGCCCGTCATCTGCGCGGCCAGAGCCTCAATGCCCGAAGTCGGCCTGGATTCCGCGACCTATTTCGACCATGGCGAGCCCGCCTCGCTCCTGTCGGCGATACAGAAGATGATCGAGCATCCTGCCGTTCTGCCTCCGGACATAAGGGATCGTTTGACCACATGGGACGACACGGCGGACTCCATCTGGAACGCCATCGGCGCATTCGAGGAACGCAAGAATAGACACCCGTCAGGCACTGTAGGCTGTGTCGGGAGGCAATGA